AGAAATATGGCAATGTCACGCCAGAAAAAACTGGATAAGATGGACGTGATTGAGCTTGCCGCAGAGCGTCCGAAGCCTGAGTTTGATTTTAAACTCGGACGGACACCGGGAAAATATATTTTTGAGACAAAAGATCTTGTTATCGGTTACGATGAGCCGTTATCAAAGCCGCTTAATATCTCTATGGAACGTGGTCAGAAAATCGCATTGGTCGGTGCAAACGGTATCGGAAAGACTACGTTGCTGCGCAGTATTTTAGGACTTGTTCCGGCACTTTCCGGGGAAGTTACACTGGGTGAAAATCTAGAGATCGGCTATTTTGAGCAGGAGATCAAGGGTGAAAATAAAAATACCTGTATCGAAGAGATCTGGGAGGAATTTCCGGCATTTTCACAGTATGAAGTGCGTGCAGCACTGGCAAAATGCGGGTTGACGACAAAGCATATCGAAAGTCAGGTGCGTGTGCTAAGCGGTGGTGAGCAGGCAAAGGTACGTTTGTGCAAATTGATGAACCGCATGACTAATATCCTGCTTTTAGACGAGCCGACAAACCATCTGGATGTGGATGCAAAAGATGAATTAAAACGTGCTTTAAACGAATACCGCGGGGCAGTACTTTTGATCTGTCATGAACCTGATTTCTATCAGGATGTGGTAAATGCAGTGTGGGACTGCTCGAAGTGGACGACAAAGATTTTATAATAATTCAGATGCCGTTTTCAGAAGGTGATTCATAACAATAAAACACTTTCTGAAAATGGCATTTTATATTTTAAGAAGGGAGATGTGGAAAATGCAGCCAGATTATTATAAGGAGTTTACCTGTATTGCAGATCAGTGCAGCTTTACATGCTGCAGGGAGTGGAAGATCGGGGTGGATGATGTTACTTTTAAAAAGTGGAAACATACATGTATACCGGACGGGATGTATGAGGAAAGCCTGATCAGGCAGAATGTGGCTGATTGCAGCAATGGCGGAAACAGAGAAAGCTGCGTGCAGAAAAGACAGGATCTGAACACAAAGGAAAAAAAGCTGCAACTGAGTGAGTATGTGATAAAAAAGGATGGAAGCAGAGTTATAGGGTTAAATGAAGAGAAAAACTGTCCGTTTTTAAATGAAAAAAAATTGTGCAGATTAGTCCTTGCCTATGGGGATGAGATACTTTCACAGACTTGTCAGATTTTTCCAAGGGAGCTTCATACATTTAATGAAGATGTTACGGAATATTCCCTGATGCCGTCCTGTCCGGCGGTCGTTGATCTGTTATGGAAAAGAGATCATATTTCTTTTTCCGGGGAAATGGATGCATCTGCCTACCGGGAACTTGCTCCGCTTGTGAACTTACGTGCATTTCTGATGAAGCTGATGGAAGATGATGCACATACGCCGGAACATGATCTGATGAAGATTTTTTATGTACTGCTTGATCTATACGAACGGGTGGAAAAGGAGCCGGTAAATGATGCGGTAAAATCGTATCCGGATGGATTTCTCGAAGAACTTTCAAAGACTATCGATGACATTGAGCAGAACCCGCAGTATTCCATTGAGGAGCGCAACGAATTATTCCTTGATCTTGCAGAAAATTACCGCAGGGAAGGGCTGTATGAAAAATACTTAGAGCCAGTGGCACAGCTTGCAGAACAGTTGTCGGAACAGGGAATCAAGGAGGAGGTTGTAAAAGAATGGCAGGAGTTTGAAGTACTTTTTTTGAAATACCAGCCTCTGATGCGCCGATTTCTTTTGATGGAATTATATGCGGACAGTTTAAAACCGGATGGCAATATAGAAGAGATGGTCGTGCAGGTGCAGTGGATCGCCATGGAATATGCCACGATCCGGCATGCAGTTTTTTTGTACTGGCTGCTTGGCATGGAAAATAAGTTTTCGAATGGTAAATCTATTTCACAGGAAGCTCTTGCTTATGAGAATCTACGTGAGTATATCGTTGTGATTTCCCGCGTGATGGGATATGAGGAAGAGGATATTTATGAATATCTGGAAAACAGCTTTGAGGATATCATCTGGGACTGGGGATATTTTGCGTTGATTTGTGGTTGACATCTGCTGTTAAATGTATTATTGTATTATTCAGATAATACACAAAGGAGGCTGGAGTTATGAAGAAAGAACATTGCAGTAAAATGATAGCTCCGATTATTATTGCGATTATTCTGATCGTGTATTACGTTGCAATTGCTGCCGCATTTGTGCTGATCCCGGATATTGCAGTCATAGTAAAAATACTTATGATAATCATTCCGCTGGCATTGGCAGGAGTAGCATTTGCGGTAACTGTAGAACGTGTGAATGAGATAAGGAGTGGAGAAGAAGATGATCTTAGTAAATACTGATTATATCAGCGGCAAAAATTTAGAAATGCTCGGTCTGGTAAAGGGAAGCACGATCCAGAGCAAGAATATTGGAAAAGATATTACACAGAGTTTCAAAACATTAGTTGGTGGGGAATTAAAGGCATACAATGAAATGATGAATGAGGCAAGAGCCCTTGCCACTAAACGTATGGTGGAAGAAGCAGAAAGTCTTGGTGCGGATGCGGTTGTAAATATCCGCTATGCATCTTCTGCAGTTATGCAGGGAGCCGCGGAAGTTATTGCATATGGTACGGCTGTAAAATTTGTAAATTAGTAAAAAATTCTTGACTTGTAGTCCACTTCAGGTTGTAGAATTTATAAGTACTTCCGGTGGGGAAGCAAGTGATAAAATTCGTCGACGGAAAGGAGTAATTTTATTATGAAGACTACAAGTAAAGAAGAATTTGAAAAACAGAACGTATTTGGAACAGGAGCGGAGAATACAGGATTTGCACAGTATTTTATCGGTAATTCTTATCTGAATCCACTGACAGATCCAAAGAACTGTGCAGTATTTATGGCAAATGTTACGTTTGAGCCGGGTTGCCGCAATAACTGGCATATTCATCATGCGGCAAAAGGTGGCGGACAGCTTTTGATCTGTACAGCAGGTGAGGGATGGTACCAGGAAGAGGGAAAAGAGCCGGTCAGCCTGACACCGGGTACGGTGATCACTATTCCTGCAGAGGTAAAGCACTGGCATGGAGCGAAAAAAGATAGCTGGTTTTCCCATATTGCAGTGGAAGTTCCTGGAGAAAACTGCAAAAACGAATGGTGCGAACCGGTATCTGATGAAGTATACGATAAACTGAAATAAAATAATAGAAAAAAGGGGCTGTAAAATAAGCCCGTAGATAAAGAAACGTCCGGCGGGAGCGTCCAAAAGTTTGTGTAAACCTTCA
The Roseburia rectibacter DNA segment above includes these coding regions:
- the fliB gene encoding flagellin lysine-N-methylase, which produces MQPDYYKEFTCIADQCSFTCCREWKIGVDDVTFKKWKHTCIPDGMYEESLIRQNVADCSNGGNRESCVQKRQDLNTKEKKLQLSEYVIKKDGSRVIGLNEEKNCPFLNEKKLCRLVLAYGDEILSQTCQIFPRELHTFNEDVTEYSLMPSCPAVVDLLWKRDHISFSGEMDASAYRELAPLVNLRAFLMKLMEDDAHTPEHDLMKIFYVLLDLYERVEKEPVNDAVKSYPDGFLEELSKTIDDIEQNPQYSIEERNELFLDLAENYRREGLYEKYLEPVAQLAEQLSEQGIKEEVVKEWQEFEVLFLKYQPLMRRFLLMELYADSLKPDGNIEEMVVQVQWIAMEYATIRHAVFLYWLLGMENKFSNGKSISQEALAYENLREYIVVISRVMGYEEEDIYEYLENSFEDIIWDWGYFALICG
- a CDS encoding YbjQ family protein; this encodes MILVNTDYISGKNLEMLGLVKGSTIQSKNIGKDITQSFKTLVGGELKAYNEMMNEARALATKRMVEEAESLGADAVVNIRYASSAVMQGAAEVIAYGTAVKFVN
- a CDS encoding cupin domain-containing protein yields the protein MKTTSKEEFEKQNVFGTGAENTGFAQYFIGNSYLNPLTDPKNCAVFMANVTFEPGCRNNWHIHHAAKGGGQLLICTAGEGWYQEEGKEPVSLTPGTVITIPAEVKHWHGAKKDSWFSHIAVEVPGENCKNEWCEPVSDEVYDKLK